In Micropterus dolomieu isolate WLL.071019.BEF.003 ecotype Adirondacks linkage group LG17, ASM2129224v1, whole genome shotgun sequence, one genomic interval encodes:
- the fzd4 gene encoding frizzled-4, producing MPGTMVSLGGAALLVLLGPLCVVQAFGDEVEEMTCDPIRISMCQGLGYNVTKMPNLVGNVLQSDAELQLTTFTPLIQYGCSSQLKFFLCSVYVPMCTDKVPIPIGPCGSMCLSVKRKCLPVLHEFGFIWPEVLNCSLFPPQNDHNHMCMEGPGDEDPPYQPVRHPPHQEECQALGSAPDQYTWLKQTESCALQCGYESGLYRRGAKVFTDAWMAVWAVLCFLSTTLTVLTFLLDSQRFSYPERPIIFLSMCCNLYSVAYLVRLTLGRERVSCDLDATAVPILVQEGLKSTGCAIVFLLLYFFGMASSLWWVILTLTWFLAAGLKWGHEAIEMHSSYFHIAAWAIPAVKTIVILIMRLVDADDLTGLCYVGNQQQEALTGFVVAPLATYLLIGTLFICAGLVALFKIRSNLQKDGAKTDKLERLMVKIGVFSVLYTVPASTVIGCYLYQLSHWGEFRASPRDSYVASEMLRIFMSLLVGITSGMWIWSAKTLHTWQRCSARLLRDSRASRGGKRAPGEGWIKPGKGNETVV from the exons ATGCCCGGGACGATGGTGTCCCTCGGCGGAGCAGCCTTGCTCGTCTTGCTCGGGCCGCTCTGCGTGGTGCAGGCTTTCGGCGACGAGGTGGAGGAAATGACCTGCGACCCGATCCGGATCAGCATGTGCCAGGGACTCGGCTACAACGTCACCAAGATGCCCAATCTGGTCGGCAACGTGCTGCAGTCGGACGCCGAGCTGCAGCTGACCACGTTCACGCCGCTCATACAATACGGCTGCTCCAGTCAACTCAAG TTCTTCCTGTGCTCAGTCTATGTGCCAATGTGCACTGACAAGGTTCCCATCCCCATTGGGCCATGTGGCagcatgtgtctgtctgtcaagAGAAAATGCCTCCCAGTGCTCCATGAGTTTGGCTTCATATGGCCTGAG GTGCTGAACTGCAGCCTCTTCCCACCTCAAAACGACCACAACCACATGTGCATGGAGGGTCCGGGGGACGAGGACCCACCCTACCAGCCCGTCCGCCATCCACCCCACCAGGAGGAGTGTCAGGCCCTGGGATCTGCACCTGACCAGTATACCTGGTTAAAACAGACCGAAAGCTGTGCTCTCCAGTGTGGCTACGAGAGCGGGCTCTACCGACGGGGGGCCAAAGTCTTCACAGACGCATGGATGGCGGTGTGGGCCGTGCTGTGCTTCCTGTCGACCACTCTGACAGTCCTGACCTTTCTGTTGGATTCGCAGCGCTTCTCCTACCCTGAAAGGCCCATCATCTTCCTGTCTATGTGCTGTAATCTTTACAGTGTTGCCTACCTG GTGCGGTTGACTCTGGGTAGGGAGCGGGTTTCCTGTGACCTGGATGCCACAGCAGTACCAATTCTAGTCCAAGAAGGGTTGAAGAGCACCGGCTGCGCCATAGTCTTCCTCCTGCTCTATTTCTTTGGCATGGCTTCCTCACTCTG GTGGGTGATCCTGACTCTCACTTGGTTCTTGGCTGCTGGACTGAAGTGGGGCCACGAGGCTATTGAAATGCACAGCTCCTACTTCCACATAGCAGCCTGGGCCATCCCAGCGGTCAAAACCATTGTCATCCTCATAATGAGGCTGGTGGATGCAGATGATCTGACGGGACTCTGCTACGTTGGCAACCAGCAGCAGGAGGCGCTTACGGGCTTTGTGGTGGCACCACTGGCCACATACCTTCTAATAG GCACTCTGTTCATCTGTGCTGGCCTAGTGGCTCTTTTCAAGATCCGCTCCAATCTTCAGAAGGACGGCGCCAAAACAGACAAGCTGGAGCGTTTAATGGTGAAGATCGGCGTGTTTTCTGTTCTCTACACTGTCCCAGCGTCCACCGTCATTGGCTGTTACCTCTACCAGCTCTCTCACTGGGGGGAGTTCAGGGCCAGCCCCCGGGACTCGTATGTGGCGTCAGAGATGCTTCGAATCTTCATGTCACTGCTTGTTGGCATCACATCAGGCATGTGGATCTGGTCCGCAAAAACCCTCCACACCTGGCAGCGCTGCTCCGCCCGCCTGCTCAGGGACAGTAGGGCGAGCCGAGGGGGCAAGAGGGCACCGGGCGAGGGCTGGATCAAGCCGGGGAAAGGTAATGAGACAGTGGTGTGA